From Dreissena polymorpha isolate Duluth1 chromosome 15, UMN_Dpol_1.0, whole genome shotgun sequence, a single genomic window includes:
- the LOC127859484 gene encoding nuclear factor erythroid 2-related factor 2-like isoform X2 produces MMELEHNISQHNNHVVPQDLDLIEVLWRQDIDLGIGKDVFDPNLRLELERERELELQKERQKQKEHELLQKKLEEQHRNEQQRWLHDNFTQDGETGEWVPLGGSRVPPPPPGIDLNNLQQEQFVSTFDAIPSMMGDGMLQEANNYDTMPPPPQYPSQQGVANNHSQQSMYNSSYNGGRGLNNMNLSVGCRPQMAAQHPCTLGHQLYPSHHQQNQYSGNHSYNHHPQNYTHQQNITHHQQQQVHNQTRHHHQQQQQQQSDQMGGQMSLEATWQDLVNILELPQANRTPGEEALLNMSLPSHGMGAHMPNASAVLIQNASMPTPAPMSGNISFNNTGMVSQCHGSPSHSSSLLSPCSVREGFNSSMPSGGPFSGLNMDQQGDGFFPNITSVLSTEDPTLDNINDFLPDLEDDLEDINFSEMGIDDADLVHKPSTSSKKEDSSDSAVSMGSAESPDQNDFSDSDMSPFDGIEGATGGQDGSTFPKTSKYDPDDFRYSNSCSYSSGGDSNCSSNFSSGSNDTGSGSHFGSSGSFSPNSNGHINHNHTYPLKPGQDPKDYTKKNLMREGRHKGPQSKDHKRVAELKIPFTVDQIVNSPVEEFNEMMTKHKFSDQQLQLIRDIRRRGKNKVAAQNCRKRKINVLEHLEDEMGTLEKTRDKLLRERHLMDKQTLEMKEKLGLMYSEIFHSLRDEHGHPYDPARFSLQQSSDGDVFLVPRNYTFEDESMKKKKSEQK; encoded by the exons GACCTGGATCTGATTGAAGTGTTATGGCGCCAGGACATTGATCTTGGTATCGGCAAAGATGTCTTTGATCCCAACCTGCGGCTGGAGCTCGAGAGAGAGCGGGAGCTTGAGCTGCAGAAAGAAAGGCAAAAG CAAAAAGAACATGAATTGCTTCAGAAGAAGTTAGAAGAACAACATCGTAATGAGCAACAGAGATGGCTGCATGATAACTTCACGCAAGATGGGGAGACAG GTGAGTGGGTGCCTTTGGGTGGGTCCAGGGTTCCACCCCCACCCCCAGGCATTGATCTCAACAATCTTCAACAGGAGCAG TTTGTTTCCACTTTCGATGCGATTCCCTCCATGATGGGAGACGGTATGCTGCAGGAAGCTAACAACTATGACACGATGCCCCCTCCCCCGCAGTACCCCTCACAGCAGGGTGTAGCCAACAATCATAGCCAACAG TCCATGTACAATTCAAGTTACAATGGAGGAAGGGGCCTAAACAACATGAACCTGAGTGTGGGCTGCAGGCCCCAGATGGCTGCTCAGCACCCCTGCACCCTGGGACACCAGCTGTACCCCTCCCATCACCAGCAGAACCAGTACAGTGGTAACCATAGCTACAATCACCATCCACAGAATTACACTCATCAACAG AACATAACGCACCATCAGCAGCAGCAAGTGCACAATCAGactcgtcatcatcatcagcaacaacagcagcagcaaagTGACCAGATGGGTGGCCAGATGAGCCTGGAGGCCACATGGCAGGACCTGGTGAACATCCTGGAGCTTCCCCAGGCTAACCGCACCCCAGGCGAGGAGGCCCTGCTAAACATGAGCCTGCCCAGCCATGGTATGGGCGCACACATGCCCAACGCCAGCGCAGTGCTCATTCAGAATGCATCCATGCCCACACCTGCTCCTATGAGTGGCAATATCAGCTTTAACAACACTG GTATGGTGTCCCAGTGCCACGGGTCTCCCTCCCACAGCTCCAGCCTGCTCTCCCCCTGCAGTGTCAGGGAGGGGTTCAACTCCAGCATGCCTTCGGGCGGACCCTTCAGTGGCCTCAACATGGACCAGCAGGGGGATGGGTTCTTCCCAAACATCACATCGGTGTTAAGCACGGAGGACCCGACCCTTGACAATATCAATGACTTCCTGCCTGACCTTGAAGATGACTTGGAGGACATTAACTTCTCTGAGATGGGCATCGATGATGCAG ATCTGGTCCATAAGCCGTCAACCAGCAGCAAGAAAGAAGACAGCAGCGACTCTGCAGTGTCCATGGGAAGTGCAGAATCCCCAGATCAG AATGATTTCAGTGATTCTGACATGTCCCCTTTTGACGGCATTGAAGGTGCTACTGGGGGACAGGATGGGTCAACGTTCCCCAAGACATCCAAGTACGATCCGGACGACTTCAGATACAGCAATTCTTGCAGCTATAGCAGTGGTGGAGACAGCAACTGTTCGTCAAACTTCAGTTCTGGTTCTAATGACACTGGAAGCGGCAGCCATTTTGGATCAAGTGGCAGTTTTAGTCCCAACAGCAATGGCCACATCAATCACAATCACACATACCCGCTCAAGCCTGGGCAAGACCCCAAAGACTATACCAAAAAGAATCTTATGAGAGAAGGAAGGCACAAGGGTCCACAATCAAAAGATCACAAAAGGGTAGCAGAACTTAAGATTCCATTCACAGTTGATCAAATAGTGAATTCGCCTGTAGAGGAATTCAATGAAATGATGACAAAACACAAGTTTTCGGATCAGCAGTTACAATTAATAAGGGACATTAGGAGAAGGGGTAAAAACAAGGTGGCAGCTCAAAACTGTCGGAAAAGGAAGATAAATGTGCTAGAGCATCTGGAGGACGAGATGGGTACGCTGGAGAAAACGAGAGACAAATTATTGCGTGAGAGACACTTAATGGACAAGCAGACTCTTGAAATGAAAGAGAAACTTGGACTAATGTATTCAGAAATCTTTCATTCTTTGCGAGACGAGCATGGTCATCCGTATGACCCAGCCAGATTCTCACTACAACAGTCCAGTGATGGTGACGTTTTTCTTGTGCCCAGAAACTACACATTTGAAGATGAATCaatgaagaagaaaaaaagtGAACAAAAGTGA